Part of the Labrenzia sp. PHM005 genome is shown below.
AGCGTCACTCGGGAGCCCCAGACAATTCGGGCAAAGACATCACGGCCAAGTTCATCCGTACCGAACCAGTGCTCTGCACTCGGTGGCTGCAGGCGGTTGGGCAGATCCTGTGCAACACCATCGCCACCGGCAATCCAGGGCGCGAACAGGGCGACCAGGCACAGAAAGGAAACGATGATGAGGCCGAGCATTGCAATCGGATTGGTCTTAAATGACAGCCAGCCGATATAGGCGCGCTGACACTTGGCCTGAAACGCGTTCTTGGGAAAATCCGCCAATAGCCAGGCGGTCAGTCCCGTATTTGTTTTGAGGGTTACATCTGACATTACTTCGCCCTCGGATCGACTATTCGGTAGAGCATGTCGGACATCATGTTGATGAACACGAAGGAAATCCCGACAACCAGTGTTCCGCCGATCACGGCGTTCATATCGGCATTAAACAGTGAATTGGTGATGTACTGTCCGATGCCGGGCCAGGCGAAGACGGTTTCCGTTAGAACAGATCCTTCCAGCAAACTGGCATAGGTGAGGCCAATAATCGTGATCAGCTGCACCAGAACATTCCGGAAGGCGTGGTGCCAGATCACGGCGCCTTCGTTCAAGCCTTTGACACGCGCGGTCAGGACATACTCCTGATTGAGCTGGTCGAGCATGAAGGACCGGGTCATGCGGGAGATATAGGCAAGGGAATAAATCGCCAGCATGGAGGCGGGCAGGATGATGTGCGAAACGGCGTTGTGAAAGACGTCCCATTCGCCCGCGAGGGCTGAATCGATCAGAATGACACCGGTCACCGGATCCACGATGCCGTCGTAAAAGAAATCGATCCGGCCGGGACCTGCGACCCAATCCAGCTTGGCGTAGAAAATCAGAAGGGCGACCATGCCGAGCCAGAAAATCGGAATGGAGTGTCCCAAGAGCCCGACAATGCGGACGATATGATCGATCAGCTTTCCCTGGCGCACGGCGGCCAGAACACCCGCCGGAATGCCGATGATGATGCCGACGATTGTCGCAATGGTAGCCAGTTCCAGTGTTGCCGGGAAGAAGCGCTTGATGTCTTCGATCACTGGCCGTGTGGTCATGACCGAATTACCGAAATCACCCTGTAGGATGTTGCCCAGAAAGATGAGATACTGTTGCCAGATGGGTTTATCGAGCCCCAGCTGGAGATACATGGCCTCATAGACTTCCTTGGAGGCCCGGTCACCGACGATGGCGACGACGGGGTCGTTTGGCATGATCCGCCCAATCACAAAGGTGATCGCGGTCAATCCAATGAAGGTGAGGACCAGCATCATAAGCCCCCCACCGATTTTCTTCGCAATGGTCAGATAGGGGCTAAAATCCACCGCTGTACTTTGCGCTGTGGAACTGTCTGTCATTCAGGTGTCCTGCCGGTCGTTCGCCACCCTGATTACAGTCATGGTTTTCAAAGTTGCCCCTAAAAGAGGCGCCTGGACGAAAACCGCGACTGCATCTCCAAACACCGCCCACACTGTTCAAAAGTGCGGGCGGCATCAAGGTGATAACCAAACCGCCGGGCGATCAACAAAGATCATCCGGCGGTTACATGGGTCTTAGTTTTTCGTCACGGTCCGGTAGTAGGCCTGATCGGATGTCACGCCGTTGATGAAACCATCAACATTGGCGCGCTGGCCGAAGGTGCCAATCGCCTGGAACATGATAGTGAACGGTGAGTCTTCGCGCACCTTCTGTTGCAGTTCCGCGTAGATCGCCTCACGTTTTTCCGGATCGGATTCCGCAGCTGCCTGGTTGGTCAGCTCGGTCAGACCGGACGCGTCCCAAGCATTCCGCCAAGTCAACTTGCCGGTCAGTTTGGCTTCAAAGCGGTTGTCCGGGTTGTGCGCAAAAGCGTCAGCGTTGGAGTGCGGATCGGAGTAATCGGGACCCCAACGGGCGACAATCAGCTCATGCTTGCGGGCACGGTATTTCGGCCACAAGGTCTTGCCGTCAGACAGGATGATTTCAGAATCGATCCCGACTTCTTTCAAGGCAGCCTGGACGTTCTGAGCCACTTCCTTGAACGGCGACTTGTTGAGCGTGTCGATGGTGATTTTTGTGCCCGGCTCAACACCGGCATCAGCCATCAGTGCTTTGGCCTTGTCCAGGTTATAGCTGTACGGCGTGTCGAGCGAAGCGGCCCACATGCCGGATGGCCAGAAGCTCTGGTGGATCTTGTACTGGCCGTCCAAAATGGTGTCGGTCATGCCTTTGTAGTCAACGATGTAGTTCAGCGCTTCACGGACTTCCGGTTTGGACAGAACCGGATGGTCCATGTTGGTTGCCAGGTACATCAGATACCCTTTCGGATACTGCTGTGCTGCAACGTCTGCATTGCCGTCCAAGCCCTTAAGCTGGTCGGATGTCAGCTCCATCGCTGCGTCGACATCGCCTTTTTCCAAGAGCAGGCGCTGTGCGGACGGTTCGGCGACGTGGCGGATGACAACCCGTTTCATTGCCGGTTCGCCGTGACGGTAATCGCTGAAAGCGTCCAGCATCACCAGTTCATTGGCTTTCCAGGTTTTCAGCTTGTAAGGGCCGGAGCCAGCCGAATGGTCTTTCAGCCATGCATAACCCATGTCGCCATCGACTTCGTGCTTCTGGACTTCCTTCATGTCCACGATTGACGCCACGCTTGACGACAAAAGGTTCAGAACAAGCGCTGGAGAAAGATCGGCCAGGATGTCGATTTTGACCGTTCCATCGTCAACGGCAGTCACTGCACTGTCGACGTTGTCCGCGGTCCAGCCGATCTGCTTGATGATGAACGCCGGGGTCTTGTCCAGCTTCACGGCGCGTGACAGCGAATAGGCGACATCGTTCGCGGTCACCGGGTTCCCGGAGTGGAATGTCAAACCTGGACGCAGTTTGACAGTGATCGACTTGCCGTCTTCTGCGAACTCATAGGATTCAGCGATACCACCAACCAGTTTGGTCAGGTTGTCCGGCTCGAACATAAACAGGCGTTCGTAGAGGTTCGCAACGATACGGCTGCCGGTGAATTCAAAGCATTCTGCCGGATCGAGAGTAATGGCATCCGCGGTGTTACGGGCGATTACGAAAGTATCGGCTGGCGTTGCCGCCATCACCGGAAACGCAACAGATGTCGCCAGAAGAGCTGCCAGAGACATGCTCTTCAGTGTTGAAAATGTTTTCACGATCATTCCCCCTGTGGAACAACACAATATTTTGGATTGCCGGCAAACACCGGCATGGTCATTGCAGTTCTGCTTCATGAGGTGAGCAGTTTTTCTGCATTGAGATCACGGAGGAAGCTTAACGCGAGTGATTGAATTCAACCAACAGGCTTGTTATGCAAAAAATGCATAGTTTATTGCGGTGCTTATAATTTTGGCATTTTGGGACTGGAGCACGTTTCGTGGATACCAATTGGCTGACTGATTTTCTGGTGTTGAGCAAATGCGGAAATTTCTCCCAGGCCGCCGCTGAGCGCAATATCACACAGTCGGCCTTCAGCCGGCGGATAAAGGCGCTGGAGACCTGGCTGGGCGCCGAGTTGTTTGATCGCAGCAGTTACCCGGTCAAGCTGACACCGGAGGGGCAAACCTTTCAAGATACCGCGCAAAACGTGTTGAAAGAGCTGGAGCTCAACCGCGTTGAATTTCAGCGCCGTAACCTGAATACGGCACCAGATATCCGGCTGGCGTCAGCGGCAACTCTGGCCATCAGCTTTGTTCCCGAATGGCTCCGTCAGATCAAAGCGGTTTGCGGAGATTTCTCGGTGTCGATCGACACCTATGACTTCTATGAAATGATTGAGATGCTGCGGGATCGCAAGGTGGACATGGTGCTGCTCTATTCTCAGCCATCGGTACCGGTATTTTTTGAGCACCATGAATTCGACTTCCTCAAATTGGGGGAAGACATTATGCATCTTTGTACTGCAGTTAATGAGCATGGCGAACCAGCTTTCGACCCGGACCGACCGCCTCGCAGTGGTCTGGAATACATCGG
Proteins encoded:
- a CDS encoding ABC transporter permease, which translates into the protein MTDSSTAQSTAVDFSPYLTIAKKIGGGLMMLVLTFIGLTAITFVIGRIMPNDPVVAIVGDRASKEVYEAMYLQLGLDKPIWQQYLIFLGNILQGDFGNSVMTTRPVIEDIKRFFPATLELATIATIVGIIIGIPAGVLAAVRQGKLIDHIVRIVGLLGHSIPIFWLGMVALLIFYAKLDWVAGPGRIDFFYDGIVDPVTGVILIDSALAGEWDVFHNAVSHIILPASMLAIYSLAYISRMTRSFMLDQLNQEYVLTARVKGLNEGAVIWHHAFRNVLVQLITIIGLTYASLLEGSVLTETVFAWPGIGQYITNSLFNADMNAVIGGTLVVGISFVFINMMSDMLYRIVDPRAK
- a CDS encoding ABC transporter substrate-binding protein, whose translation is MKTFSTLKSMSLAALLATSVAFPVMAATPADTFVIARNTADAITLDPAECFEFTGSRIVANLYERLFMFEPDNLTKLVGGIAESYEFAEDGKSITVKLRPGLTFHSGNPVTANDVAYSLSRAVKLDKTPAFIIKQIGWTADNVDSAVTAVDDGTVKIDILADLSPALVLNLLSSSVASIVDMKEVQKHEVDGDMGYAWLKDHSAGSGPYKLKTWKANELVMLDAFSDYRHGEPAMKRVVIRHVAEPSAQRLLLEKGDVDAAMELTSDQLKGLDGNADVAAQQYPKGYLMYLATNMDHPVLSKPEVREALNYIVDYKGMTDTILDGQYKIHQSFWPSGMWAASLDTPYSYNLDKAKALMADAGVEPGTKITIDTLNKSPFKEVAQNVQAALKEVGIDSEIILSDGKTLWPKYRARKHELIVARWGPDYSDPHSNADAFAHNPDNRFEAKLTGKLTWRNAWDASGLTELTNQAAAESDPEKREAIYAELQQKVREDSPFTIMFQAIGTFGQRANVDGFINGVTSDQAYYRTVTKN
- a CDS encoding LysR family transcriptional regulator, which produces MDTNWLTDFLVLSKCGNFSQAAAERNITQSAFSRRIKALETWLGAELFDRSSYPVKLTPEGQTFQDTAQNVLKELELNRVEFQRRNLNTAPDIRLASAATLAISFVPEWLRQIKAVCGDFSVSIDTYDFYEMIEMLRDRKVDMVLLYSQPSVPVFFEHHEFDFLKLGEDIMHLCTAVNEHGEPAFDPDRPPRSGLEYIGYGQGGYFAKIEDYLFSNISPQGPLFVCTSQSDTCEFMKRLAILEKKMAWLPGCSAHDRIQSGELVLAGNGRYDTKLEIWAYIKRDATSPLVQKIWSHLKQNPCTDHLDEFRLGAIS